From a single Capsicum annuum cultivar UCD-10X-F1 chromosome 12, UCD10Xv1.1, whole genome shotgun sequence genomic region:
- the LOC107851159 gene encoding soluble inorganic pyrophosphatase PPA1 gives MSNENDNESGQRRAPRLNERILSSLSRRSVAAHPWHDLEIGPEAPSVFNVVIEISKGSKVKYELDKKTGLIKVDRILYSSVVYPQNYGFIPRTLCEDNDPMDVLVLMQEPVIPGCFLRARAIGLMPMIDQGEKDDKIIAVCADDPEYRHYTDIKQLPPHRLAEIRRFFEDYKKNENKEVAVDDFLPPTTAVDAIQYSMDLYAEYILHSLRK, from the exons ATGAGCAACGAAAATGACAATGAATCTGGACAAAGACGTGCCCCTCGTTTGAATGAGAGGATTCTGTCATCTTTGTCTAGGAGATCTGTTGCTGCCCATCCATGGCATGATCTCGAGATAG GACCTGAAGCTCCAAGCGTTTTCAATGTT GTCATTGAGATATCAAAAGGAAGCAAAGTCAAATATGAGTTGGACAAGAAAACCGGTCTTATTAAG GTTGATCGCATCCTATATTCTTCAGTGGTTTACCCTCAGAACTATGGATTCATTCCTCGAACACTGTGTGAAGATAATGACCCAATGGATGTGCTAGTCCTCATGCAG GAACCTGTCATCCCAGGCTGTTTCCTTCGAGCTAGGGCGATAGGTCTGATGCCTATGATTGATCAG GGTGAGAAAGATGATAAGATCATAGCAGTGTGTGCTGATGATCCAGAATATCGCCACTACACTGATATAAAGCAGCTTCCCCCTCACCGCCTGGCTGAAATTCGTCGCTTTTTTGAAGACT ACAAGAAGAACGAAAACAAAGAGGTTGCGGTTGACGATTTTCTGCCTCCAACTACTGCTGTCGACGCCATTCAGTACTCCAT GGATTTGTATGCTGAGTACATATTGCACAGCTTGAGGAAGTAA